A genomic window from Parvularcula sp. LCG005 includes:
- a CDS encoding DNA polymerase Y family protein has protein sequence MNTPNTDGSAAQDEPFVLTETGPQGMRVACANSAARQLGINTGLSFSDARARTPGLLSAPIDREGDAKALRALGEWMIRWAPIVALDGEDGLLLETTGCDHLYGGEAAMMEMIRSRLHALGVPHHLGLAGTPGAGHALSRRGLNPPPILKEGEERDGLAGFSTAGLRLSRPVLDLLRRFGLTRIGQLYGIDRKALARRFHSREAADAVVLRLDQALGLVREPLTPIRPAPRYGAQLSCPEPLISTEGVSHALSTLVGQVCEQLSGNGQGAQHFVFSAFRADGTIARIAIRTARPECLPDHILRLFRERIDGLDPGHGLDVVELGAWQTGAMANAHRPLSRQMVQEQIDPDGIACLADRVTARLGENLVVVHQPVASHLPERREKRRPFTGQLPAAWPAAPSGTPRPLRLFAMPEPISVMAEVPDGPPLRFLWRRVPRQVSRAEGPERLGPEWWHLEDRRARTRDYYKVEDQQGYRYWIYREGLYDDGRGGSPLWFVHGLFP, from the coding sequence ATGAACACGCCGAATACGGATGGTTCCGCGGCACAGGATGAGCCCTTTGTCCTGACCGAAACCGGTCCGCAGGGAATGCGTGTGGCCTGCGCCAATAGCGCAGCCCGGCAGCTGGGGATCAATACCGGCCTCAGCTTCAGCGATGCGCGGGCACGAACACCCGGCCTTCTGTCTGCGCCCATTGACCGGGAGGGCGACGCGAAAGCCTTGCGCGCCCTTGGGGAATGGATGATCCGCTGGGCGCCGATCGTTGCCCTTGACGGGGAAGATGGCCTTCTTCTTGAAACCACCGGGTGCGATCATCTCTATGGTGGCGAAGCCGCGATGATGGAGATGATCCGTTCCCGTCTTCATGCCCTTGGCGTCCCCCATCATCTGGGGCTGGCGGGCACGCCCGGCGCCGGCCACGCCCTGTCCCGACGCGGCCTCAACCCTCCCCCCATCCTGAAGGAGGGAGAGGAAAGAGACGGCCTGGCCGGGTTCAGCACGGCGGGCCTGCGCCTTTCCCGTCCGGTTCTTGATCTTCTGAGGCGCTTTGGCCTGACCCGGATCGGGCAACTCTACGGTATTGATCGCAAGGCTCTGGCCCGCCGGTTTCATTCCCGGGAAGCCGCAGATGCTGTTGTCCTGCGCCTCGATCAGGCTTTGGGACTGGTGCGCGAACCGCTCACCCCCATCCGGCCTGCGCCGCGTTATGGCGCCCAATTGTCCTGTCCCGAGCCTCTGATCTCCACCGAAGGGGTCAGTCACGCGCTCAGCACATTGGTGGGTCAGGTCTGTGAGCAACTGTCCGGCAATGGACAGGGGGCACAGCATTTTGTCTTCTCCGCCTTTCGCGCTGACGGGACCATTGCCCGCATCGCCATCCGGACGGCACGACCTGAATGCCTGCCCGATCATATCCTCAGGCTGTTCCGCGAGCGGATTGATGGCCTTGATCCCGGCCATGGACTTGATGTTGTTGAACTGGGTGCATGGCAGACCGGGGCGATGGCCAATGCGCACCGCCCCCTGTCCCGGCAGATGGTGCAGGAACAGATCGACCCGGACGGCATTGCCTGCCTTGCGGACCGCGTCACGGCTCGGCTTGGTGAAAACCTCGTGGTCGTTCACCAGCCGGTCGCCTCCCACCTGCCCGAGCGGCGGGAGAAGCGTCGTCCCTTTACCGGGCAATTACCAGCCGCCTGGCCCGCTGCACCGTCCGGCACCCCGCGCCCCTTGCGCCTGTTTGCCATGCCTGAACCGATCAGCGTGATGGCCGAAGTGCCCGATGGCCCGCCATTGCGTTTCCTGTGGCGACGCGTCCCCCGCCAGGTCAGCCGGGCCGAAGGGCCTGAACGGCTGGGCCCTGAATGGTGGCATCTTGAAGATCGCCGTGCCCGCACGCGGGATTACTACAAGGTCGAGGACCAGCAGGGGTACCGCTACTGGATCTATCGCGAGGGCCTGTATGATGACGGGCGCGGCGGTTCACCGCTATGGTTCGTCCACGGTCTTTTCCCATGA
- a CDS encoding sensor histidine kinase — MDNTSTASLPQQSSTTRQYWLFQIAGWSTMTLLSYVSLTLWYNPGQWMHALHTVLQCVFGLFVSHPLRYLAQRAWNLPLKKRILTNGIGIIFASLLWTSLRLLSFEWLTGQKVPPADYGGWLFASVIVYGSWIFCYHALKYSRQLVIQRELATSAQNAVLEAKNRAQEESMKRLTAESLYREARLRMLKYQINPHFLFNALNSVSAMVRKGEGDSATTMLSRIAEFLRITLEHDDELEHVLDEEIEVLDLYLSIEKARFEDRLQTDFRLSDAARQCYVPSFLLQPLFENAMKYAVGRSLKPTLISLEAWVEDGQMEIRVADTGPDVNGAAGTVEHPSMGIGLRNVEQRLRSSYGDNYRFDLAPNTPQGLMVSISVAARSDGPGLGRATPVDELSLTADA, encoded by the coding sequence ATGGACAATACTTCGACCGCATCCCTGCCACAGCAAAGCTCAACGACCAGGCAATATTGGCTGTTCCAGATTGCCGGTTGGTCGACCATGACTCTTCTGAGTTATGTCAGCCTCACACTGTGGTACAATCCGGGACAGTGGATGCACGCTCTGCACACGGTGCTCCAATGTGTGTTCGGCCTTTTTGTCAGCCACCCTCTCCGCTATCTGGCACAGCGGGCCTGGAACCTGCCGCTGAAGAAGCGTATACTGACCAATGGGATCGGGATCATCTTCGCATCCCTCCTCTGGACCTCCCTGCGCCTGTTGTCCTTTGAATGGCTGACCGGGCAGAAGGTGCCGCCGGCTGATTATGGCGGCTGGCTGTTCGCATCTGTCATCGTGTACGGATCATGGATCTTCTGCTATCATGCGCTGAAGTACAGCCGCCAGCTGGTCATTCAGAGAGAGCTGGCAACGTCCGCGCAGAATGCTGTTCTGGAAGCCAAGAACCGGGCGCAGGAAGAAAGCATGAAGCGCCTGACGGCGGAAAGCCTCTATCGCGAGGCGCGCCTGCGCATGCTGAAATATCAGATCAACCCGCATTTCCTGTTCAACGCCCTCAACTCCGTTTCGGCGATGGTGCGCAAGGGTGAAGGCGATAGCGCGACGACCATGCTGTCTCGTATTGCAGAGTTTCTGCGGATCACGCTTGAGCATGATGATGAGCTCGAGCACGTGCTGGACGAGGAGATAGAAGTCCTGGATCTCTATCTGAGCATTGAGAAAGCGCGGTTCGAAGATCGTCTGCAAACGGATTTCCGTCTGTCCGATGCCGCACGACAATGCTACGTGCCGAGTTTTCTGCTGCAGCCCCTGTTCGAGAATGCCATGAAATATGCCGTGGGTCGCAGTCTCAAGCCCACGCTGATCAGCCTTGAGGCGTGGGTTGAGGACGGACAGATGGAAATCCGGGTGGCCGATACCGGCCCGGACGTGAACGGCGCTGCCGGAACGGTCGAGCATCCATCCATGGGGATTGGCCTGCGCAATGTTGAGCAGCGCCTGCGCTCATCCTATGGCGACAATTACCGTTTCGACCTGGCGCCAAATACGCCGCAGGGTCTGATGGTATCGATCTCGGTCGCGGCCCGGTCAGATGGCCCGGGTCTGGGACGGGCGACACCAGTGGATGAGCTGTCTCTGACGGCAGATGCCTGA
- a CDS encoding LytTR family DNA-binding domain-containing protein, producing MAAHEMLKTVICDDELPALKLLASLLEDTGMVEIVAACQSVEEALSVVNGSGIDLLIMDIEMPELSGVAATRQITVTPKPLLIFATAHAEYALDAFSVDAIDYLLKPINQTMVTRAVQKAARLCSVIAVAETSASDEKLAEPAPADTSRTLKIRDGGFVYFISYDDIYWIEAAGDYSLVHTTDREYAIRKTLREFEEELPLDRFVRVHRSAIISSSQVREVKLLTKGEATIVLASGHSVKSSRSYRDAVKALTTKTP from the coding sequence ATGGCAGCACATGAAATGCTGAAAACGGTCATTTGCGATGATGAGCTTCCAGCGCTCAAGCTTCTGGCCAGCCTGCTGGAAGATACCGGCATGGTCGAGATCGTGGCAGCCTGCCAATCGGTTGAGGAAGCCCTGAGCGTCGTGAACGGATCGGGCATCGATCTTCTCATCATGGATATCGAAATGCCTGAATTGAGCGGCGTGGCGGCGACGCGGCAGATCACCGTCACCCCCAAACCCCTGCTGATCTTTGCCACAGCCCATGCCGAGTACGCGCTCGACGCCTTCAGCGTCGATGCCATCGACTACCTTCTCAAGCCGATCAATCAGACAATGGTGACCCGCGCCGTCCAGAAAGCGGCCCGCCTGTGCAGTGTGATTGCGGTCGCCGAAACCTCGGCGAGCGATGAGAAGCTCGCGGAACCGGCACCAGCGGATACCAGCCGGACGCTGAAGATTCGCGATGGCGGCTTTGTCTATTTCATCTCCTATGATGACATTTACTGGATAGAGGCGGCGGGAGATTACTCGCTCGTCCACACCACGGATCGGGAATACGCTATCCGGAAAACACTTCGCGAATTTGAGGAGGAATTACCCCTCGACCGCTTTGTCCGTGTGCACCGGTCTGCGATTATTTCATCTTCGCAGGTGCGAGAAGTAAAGTTGCTGACTAAAGGCGAGGCAACAATCGTGTTGGCCAGTGGGCATTCGGTGAAATCCAGCCGCAGTTATCGTGATGCTGTCAAAGCATTGACGACGAAAACGCCATGA
- a CDS encoding glycoside hydrolase family 16 protein: MSSRVMAFIILSSLPLALSACADTAAEDAAASEAEWQTVWADEFDGDALDRSKWAPEESCWGGGNFERQCYTGRDENIRVDDGMLILSARAEKFTGPIHPPELRQPGEGTVEKSYTSGKVRTKDLASWTYGRFSARMKLPEGQGTWPAFWMMPEGAEYGRWPLSGEIDIMEGVNLRTPCAECPGGTELRTIAALHFGELPPKNTYLATKTTGEDGIDPVADWHVYSVEWGQDRIQWFVDDTIFIRLEADDWFSAAENATGPGAPFDKPFYLMLNLAVGGLLPENENGEGFDPASIPADFQIDWVRVEQCKGDEETGMACLSDAPWAGSVRGPSENY; encoded by the coding sequence ATGTCCAGCCGCGTTATGGCCTTTATCATCCTCTCGAGTTTGCCTCTGGCCCTGTCTGCCTGCGCTGACACCGCCGCTGAGGACGCTGCTGCAAGCGAAGCTGAATGGCAGACGGTCTGGGCCGATGAGTTTGATGGTGACGCCCTTGATCGCTCAAAATGGGCGCCGGAAGAATCCTGCTGGGGCGGCGGTAATTTTGAACGCCAGTGCTACACCGGCCGCGATGAGAACATCCGCGTCGACGATGGCATGCTCATCCTGAGCGCGCGGGCCGAAAAATTCACAGGGCCAATCCATCCGCCGGAGCTTCGCCAGCCAGGCGAGGGGACGGTCGAGAAATCATATACGTCGGGCAAGGTCCGGACCAAGGACCTTGCGTCTTGGACCTATGGCCGGTTCTCCGCCCGCATGAAGCTGCCTGAGGGACAGGGTACATGGCCTGCGTTCTGGATGATGCCGGAAGGCGCCGAATACGGTCGGTGGCCCCTGTCCGGCGAAATTGACATCATGGAAGGCGTCAATCTGCGGACACCGTGTGCGGAATGTCCCGGCGGTACCGAGCTGCGTACGATCGCTGCCCTGCATTTCGGTGAATTACCGCCCAAGAACACATATCTGGCCACCAAGACGACCGGCGAAGATGGCATCGACCCCGTTGCCGACTGGCATGTGTACTCAGTGGAATGGGGCCAGGACCGCATTCAATGGTTCGTCGACGACACGATTTTCATACGTCTTGAGGCAGATGACTGGTTCAGCGCCGCTGAAAACGCCACGGGCCCTGGCGCGCCATTCGACAAGCCATTCTACCTGATGCTGAATCTGGCCGTAGGCGGTCTATTGCCAGAAAATGAGAATGGAGAAGGGTTTGATCCCGCCTCCATTCCCGCGGACTTTCAGATCGACTGGGTCCGCGTCGAGCAATGCAAGGGCGATGAGGAGACAGGCATGGCATGCCTGTCGGACGCTCCTTGGGCAGGATCCGTCCGTGGTCCGAGTGAAAACTACTGA
- a CDS encoding error-prone DNA polymerase has translation MIAYAELAVTSNFSFLHGASHPEELVGEARTLGLCAIGIADRNTLAGVVRAHAAAKMVELDLLVGARLIPTDGPSFLCYPTDRAAYGRLSTLLSAGKRRAPKGECHITMADIHTHADGQIMIALPDDIHDLGALLPGLRSAWGDRLYLAGQYDYRGQNRERLAKLHQLSQISRVPLVAINDVLYHAAHRRPLQDMVTCIRTRQTITEAGFTLEAHAERHLKAPQEMNRLFRGFEDALYRTREIADRCRFNLDELRYEYPDETIPQGLTPQQHLENLTWDGARRRYGPHIPDRVAASLRKELALIEELDYAPYFLTVHDIVAWAREQGILCQGRGSAANSAVCFCLWITSVDPDTTSLLFERFLSKERKEPPDIDVDFEHERREEVIQHIYQRYGRHRAALTATVVSYRPRSAVREVCKALGLTEDIAAALAGTVWGSWGDGIQDKHIREAGLDPHNPMLRRAMLLTHQLIGFPRHLSQHVGGFVLTRGPLVETVPIGNGAMADRTFIEWDKDDIETLGIMKMDVLALGMLSCIRKAFDFLKDHKSTDLCLATIPAEDKSTYDMLCRADSLGVFQVESRAQMNMLPRLRPRTFYDLVIEVAIVRPGPIQGDMVHPYLRRRSGSEKVSYPSPGAAFGPPDELERILKRTLGVPLFQEQAMQISIDAAKFTPEEANGLRRAMATFRKVGTIQNYETMMVERMVARGYEREFAQRCFDQVKGFGEYGFPESHAASFALLVYVSSWIKCHHPDVFCAALLNSQPMGFYAPAQIVRDAREHGVDIRPVDVNLSDWDNMLEPTDGPHLAVRLGFRQITGLREDEMETLMAARGAGYARPDDIRRRTRLPRRTLETLAAADAFGSMGIGRREALWAVRGEAVQETLPLFAAADIAEQQDDAAVFLPEMPSSEHVIQDYQTMRLSLKGHPMAHVRERYNRRRIVTTSALQTAPNGARLQCAGVVLIRQRPGSAKGVFFITIEDETGVANIIVWPRVGERYRPILMGARILLVRGRVQRGDGVTHLVADELVNLTPDLALLSEDVRRDPLANVLSRADEIVGGSPDKRGVPDGRPVYHPRNVRVIPNSRDFH, from the coding sequence ATGATCGCCTATGCCGAACTGGCCGTGACCAGCAATTTTTCGTTTCTGCATGGCGCGTCTCATCCAGAAGAACTGGTCGGTGAAGCCCGCACGCTGGGGCTCTGTGCCATAGGCATTGCGGACCGAAATACCCTGGCCGGGGTGGTCCGGGCCCATGCCGCCGCGAAGATGGTTGAGCTGGATCTTCTGGTGGGTGCACGCCTGATCCCGACCGATGGCCCGTCCTTCCTGTGCTACCCCACCGACCGCGCCGCCTATGGCCGTCTGTCCACCCTCCTCTCCGCAGGAAAGAGACGCGCGCCCAAGGGCGAGTGCCATATCACCATGGCGGACATCCACACCCATGCCGACGGGCAGATCATGATCGCCCTGCCCGATGATATTCATGACCTCGGTGCGCTTCTGCCCGGCTTGCGATCCGCTTGGGGGGATCGTCTGTATCTGGCCGGACAGTATGATTATCGCGGCCAGAACCGTGAACGCCTGGCAAAGCTGCACCAGCTCAGCCAGATATCCCGTGTTCCGCTCGTCGCCATCAATGACGTGCTGTATCACGCCGCACACAGACGACCATTGCAGGATATGGTGACCTGCATCCGGACCCGTCAGACGATAACGGAGGCCGGCTTCACCCTTGAAGCCCACGCCGAGCGGCACCTGAAAGCGCCGCAGGAGATGAACCGCCTGTTCCGGGGATTTGAAGACGCGCTTTACAGAACCCGTGAGATTGCGGATCGATGCCGGTTCAACCTTGATGAGCTGAGATATGAGTATCCTGATGAAACCATTCCGCAGGGACTTACCCCACAGCAGCATCTCGAAAATCTGACATGGGACGGCGCCCGACGACGTTACGGACCGCACATTCCCGATCGCGTGGCAGCGTCCCTGCGCAAGGAACTGGCCCTGATCGAAGAGCTCGATTACGCCCCCTATTTCCTGACCGTTCACGATATTGTGGCCTGGGCACGGGAGCAGGGAATTTTGTGCCAGGGCCGCGGATCTGCGGCGAACTCCGCCGTCTGCTTCTGCCTGTGGATCACCAGTGTTGATCCGGATACCACCAGTCTGCTGTTCGAGCGGTTCCTGTCAAAGGAACGAAAGGAGCCGCCCGATATCGATGTGGATTTCGAGCATGAACGACGCGAAGAAGTCATCCAGCATATCTATCAGCGCTACGGCCGTCACCGCGCGGCGCTGACCGCGACCGTTGTCTCCTATCGTCCGCGTTCGGCCGTTCGTGAGGTCTGCAAGGCCCTCGGCCTGACAGAAGATATTGCTGCTGCCTTGGCGGGCACGGTCTGGGGCAGCTGGGGAGACGGCATTCAGGACAAACATATCCGCGAGGCCGGTCTTGACCCGCACAATCCCATGCTGCGCCGGGCCATGCTGCTGACCCACCAGCTGATCGGGTTTCCCCGGCACCTGTCCCAGCACGTGGGCGGCTTTGTCCTGACCCGCGGCCCCCTCGTCGAAACGGTGCCCATCGGCAATGGCGCCATGGCCGACAGGACGTTCATTGAGTGGGACAAGGACGATATTGAAACCCTGGGCATCATGAAGATGGATGTTCTTGCCCTGGGTATGCTGAGCTGTATCCGCAAGGCGTTTGATTTCCTGAAAGACCACAAATCGACGGATCTGTGCCTCGCCACGATACCGGCAGAAGACAAGTCAACCTATGACATGCTGTGCCGGGCTGACAGCCTTGGCGTCTTCCAGGTTGAGAGCCGTGCACAGATGAACATGCTGCCGCGGCTCCGTCCCCGAACTTTCTACGACCTTGTCATTGAAGTCGCGATCGTCCGCCCCGGCCCTATCCAGGGGGACATGGTGCACCCCTATCTGCGGCGACGAAGCGGATCGGAAAAAGTCAGCTATCCCAGTCCCGGGGCTGCTTTTGGACCGCCGGATGAGCTGGAGCGTATTCTCAAACGCACCTTGGGCGTACCCCTGTTTCAGGAACAGGCAATGCAGATTTCCATCGACGCCGCCAAGTTCACACCCGAAGAAGCCAACGGCCTGCGCCGGGCAATGGCCACTTTCCGCAAGGTCGGGACGATCCAGAACTATGAAACCATGATGGTCGAACGCATGGTGGCTCGCGGCTATGAGCGGGAGTTCGCGCAGCGCTGTTTCGACCAGGTGAAAGGATTCGGCGAATATGGCTTTCCCGAAAGCCATGCAGCCAGCTTCGCCCTCCTCGTCTATGTCTCCTCGTGGATCAAATGTCACCACCCGGACGTTTTCTGTGCCGCCCTGCTGAACAGCCAACCCATGGGGTTCTACGCCCCGGCGCAGATTGTCCGGGATGCGCGGGAGCACGGCGTGGACATCCGCCCTGTCGATGTCAATCTGTCGGATTGGGACAATATGCTTGAACCGACTGATGGCCCCCATCTCGCGGTACGCCTCGGGTTTCGTCAGATCACGGGGCTGCGGGAGGATGAAATGGAAACGCTGATGGCCGCTCGCGGCGCGGGCTATGCCCGGCCCGATGATATTCGCCGCCGCACCCGCCTGCCCCGCCGCACGCTGGAAACGCTGGCCGCGGCGGACGCTTTTGGTTCCATGGGTATCGGGCGGCGTGAGGCCCTGTGGGCGGTGCGCGGCGAGGCGGTGCAGGAAACCCTGCCCCTCTTTGCAGCAGCTGATATTGCCGAACAGCAGGACGATGCGGCGGTTTTCCTGCCTGAAATGCCATCGTCAGAACACGTCATACAGGATTATCAGACGATGCGCCTGTCCCTGAAAGGTCATCCGATGGCCCATGTTCGCGAACGCTACAACCGCCGCCGGATCGTAACGACCAGCGCCCTGCAGACTGCCCCCAACGGCGCGCGCCTGCAATGCGCCGGCGTGGTCCTGATCCGTCAGCGCCCGGGTTCGGCCAAAGGCGTGTTCTTCATCACCATCGAAGATGAAACCGGCGTTGCCAATATTATCGTTTGGCCCAGAGTGGGCGAACGGTATCGGCCCATCCTCATGGGCGCGCGTATTTTGCTGGTCCGCGGCAGGGTTCAGCGCGGCGATGGCGTAACCCACCTTGTCGCCGATGAGCTGGTCAACCTGACGCCCGATCTGGCGTTGCTGTCAGAAGACGTCAGGCGCGATCCACTGGCCAATGTTCTGTCCCGTGCGGATGAAATTGTCGGCGGCTCCCCCGACAAACGCGGCGTGCCCGACGGCCGTCCGGTCTACCACCCCCGGAATGTTCGTGTAATACCGAACAGCCGGGACTTTCATTGA
- the bglX gene encoding beta-glucosidase BglX — MKHALLAAASVSALLFSTAHADDITDQKVEDLLSQMTIEEKVGQLTQFNGFWDVTGPAPTGDDASESRFDFVKRGLVGSMLNVVGVEDVRTIQEYNVENSRLGIPAIFGYDVVHGHKTIFPIPLAEAASWDLDYIELSAEVAAREAAAQGLNWTFAPMVDISRDPRWGRVMEGAGEDPYLGSAIAVARVKGFQGDDLTAPDTIAATIKHFAGYGFAESGKDYNAADVGTVTLYNVILPPFRAAVEQANVRTVMNSFNTLNGVPATADAFLQRDILKGEWGFDGFVVSDWASGREMIDHGFAADRLQATELAIKGGSDMDMESYLYFDHLADLVEAGTVDMDMVDDAVRRVLRVKFDLGLFEDPYRYLDDAREGELLMAPAHLEAARKVAERSMVLLKNDNATLPLQKGETIALIGALAADKDAPIGNWRGQGEAGSAVSVVEGFDEAGLDYTYAEGAVVQTNQPTFAEEVVVNMDNRDGFEEAIAAARSADKVVIVLGEVALQSGEGRSRADISLPGVQQELLEAVHAANPNVVLVVMSGRPLILTWADENVPSILQAWHLGHESGHAITDVLTGKYNPSGKLPMTFPRSVGQIPVYYNHLNTGRPGPINEVFWSHYTDEENAPLYPFGHGLSYTEFSYGNLSVKPTAEGYNVTVQVTNTGKREGEEVVQLYLHDKFASIARPVRELKGFEKISLKPREKRKVTFTLTDKELGFYNAKGEYVVEPGAFDVYVGTSSDATLSASFELKD, encoded by the coding sequence ATGAAGCACGCTCTCCTTGCCGCCGCCTCCGTTTCGGCTCTCCTCTTCTCCACGGCGCATGCCGATGATATCACCGATCAGAAGGTTGAAGACCTTCTGTCGCAAATGACGATAGAAGAAAAAGTCGGCCAACTGACGCAATTCAACGGATTTTGGGATGTGACCGGCCCGGCGCCCACCGGTGATGATGCGTCGGAATCCCGGTTCGACTTCGTGAAGCGCGGCCTTGTCGGTTCCATGCTGAACGTGGTCGGTGTCGAGGATGTGCGGACGATTCAGGAATACAATGTCGAGAATTCTCGCCTCGGTATCCCGGCCATCTTTGGCTATGACGTCGTTCATGGTCACAAGACCATTTTCCCCATCCCTCTGGCGGAAGCGGCCAGCTGGGACCTCGACTATATCGAGCTGAGTGCTGAGGTCGCGGCCCGTGAAGCCGCCGCCCAGGGGCTGAACTGGACCTTTGCGCCCATGGTCGATATCTCCCGCGACCCCCGCTGGGGCCGGGTGATGGAAGGCGCTGGTGAGGATCCCTATCTGGGCTCCGCCATAGCGGTCGCGCGGGTCAAAGGTTTCCAGGGCGATGACCTGACCGCTCCGGACACGATCGCCGCGACCATCAAGCACTTTGCGGGCTATGGTTTTGCTGAATCGGGCAAGGACTACAACGCCGCCGATGTCGGCACTGTGACGCTGTACAACGTGATTCTGCCGCCGTTCCGGGCCGCCGTTGAACAGGCAAATGTCCGAACCGTGATGAACTCGTTCAATACGCTGAACGGCGTGCCAGCTACAGCGGATGCGTTTCTGCAGCGGGATATCCTGAAGGGCGAGTGGGGCTTTGACGGCTTCGTCGTTTCGGACTGGGCCTCGGGGCGCGAGATGATCGACCATGGTTTTGCCGCCGATCGTCTGCAGGCAACGGAACTGGCCATCAAGGGTGGTTCCGACATGGATATGGAATCCTATCTCTATTTTGATCACCTGGCGGATCTGGTTGAGGCCGGCACTGTCGATATGGACATGGTCGATGACGCCGTTCGCCGTGTCCTGCGCGTGAAATTCGACCTGGGCCTGTTTGAGGACCCGTACCGTTATCTCGACGACGCTCGTGAAGGCGAATTGTTGATGGCGCCCGCGCATCTGGAGGCAGCCCGAAAGGTCGCCGAGCGGTCCATGGTGCTCTTGAAGAACGACAATGCCACTCTGCCGCTCCAAAAAGGAGAAACGATCGCGTTGATCGGAGCCCTGGCGGCCGACAAGGATGCACCGATCGGCAACTGGCGCGGCCAGGGTGAGGCGGGCTCTGCCGTCTCTGTGGTTGAAGGTTTTGACGAAGCGGGTCTTGATTATACCTATGCCGAAGGCGCGGTCGTGCAGACCAATCAGCCTACTTTTGCGGAAGAGGTTGTCGTCAACATGGACAACCGCGATGGCTTCGAGGAGGCCATTGCGGCGGCCCGCAGCGCCGACAAGGTCGTCATCGTGCTTGGTGAAGTCGCGTTGCAGAGCGGTGAGGGTCGCAGTCGGGCGGATATTTCTCTCCCCGGTGTGCAGCAGGAGCTTCTTGAAGCCGTCCATGCCGCAAACCCGAATGTTGTTCTGGTTGTCATGAGCGGGCGGCCGTTGATCCTGACGTGGGCTGACGAAAATGTGCCGTCAATCCTCCAGGCCTGGCATCTGGGGCACGAAAGTGGCCACGCCATCACCGATGTCCTGACCGGCAAATACAATCCAAGCGGCAAGCTGCCCATGACGTTCCCGCGGTCGGTGGGCCAGATTCCGGTGTACTACAACCACCTGAATACGGGTCGACCTGGACCGATTAATGAAGTGTTCTGGTCTCACTACACGGATGAAGAGAACGCTCCCTTGTACCCCTTTGGTCATGGGCTGAGCTATACGGAATTCAGCTATGGCAATCTGTCGGTCAAGCCGACCGCAGAGGGTTACAATGTGACCGTGCAGGTGACCAACACTGGCAAGCGGGAAGGCGAAGAAGTGGTACAGCTCTATCTGCACGACAAATTCGCCAGTATTGCCCGTCCGGTGCGCGAGCTTAAAGGGTTCGAGAAGATTTCGCTGAAGCCGCGAGAAAAGCGCAAAGTGACCTTCACGCTGACCGACAAGGAGCTCGGCTTCTACAATGCCAAGGGCGAGTATGTGGTCGAGCCGGGGGCGTTCGACGTCTATGTCGGCACGTCTTCCGACGCGACATTGAGTGCGTCCTTCGAGCTTAAAGACTAA